A part of Neodiprion pinetum isolate iyNeoPine1 chromosome 4, iyNeoPine1.2, whole genome shotgun sequence genomic DNA contains:
- the Dcr-1 gene encoding endoribonuclease Dicer-1 isoform X3, which translates to MAFPLNDQVHTKSFSPREYQVELLYAALESNIIVCLGKNSEQIFIVIKLIQELATNNRRSPSEGGKRSVYILRDTDRCLTKAVYIQQLTDLRVLICDSETWPEFDRKFAESQVIVTTSHVCADLLNQNKIYPSQINLAIVDQCHKAVNDEKLKFVLQKFNVSNGPRLIGFAAPVFNLTRQPGRLEAEVELLEKTFHCRIETASDIVSVLRYSPKPKEYIVEYKCGEYEELNQTLENCAMHAMNFLCDHRYDPTEIYNDEFLEDIQKIPDPKQEPCSMIEDFLAICESEFENLSEREKLYKFSTPCVHRLLHILKCYAPSSKKELTIPDNKLSNGHSVSACKKDIDTGKDGLQQSKYIGNVKKLRTGIKRPPKSRYPRTQIDPDLLCGVIFVDKGFTAKILFYLLNDACKYDKDLQFLSPLYTIEKNPEGTSSAHDMEVQHRKQEEVLKSFRIHECNLLIATSILEEGIDIPKCNFVMRYDFPKSYQSYVQCKGRARATDALHVLFVSEKISNECIQKLAEYHYIEQTLLSKCANKEPSEEEELLADKYGDLLPQYKPLSIEGSPSVTFNSAISLVNRYCAKLPSDTFTRLTPEWIIEPTIIDNKTMYVCSIRLPINSPVKYTVTSYPMPNSAMARRLAALQLCIDLHRANEIDDYLLPIGKENFKANPEDAEAPPLPDETKAEFSEARPGTTKRRQYYYKKTAEVLTDCRPVLMTKSFLYHISMVLTCPLPEEQNTRGRRIYPPEESAIGFGILTLKKIPKLCPFPIYTRSGEVHVKLELSKETVTLNADQIERVAAFLKYTFTNVLRLQKYLMLFDPNASENSYFIVPVKTVITENGPDVNVDWEFLERIYENRNAIPNEVSEGDRNQFKFDATKYHDAVIMPWYRNKDQPQYFYVAEICANLNPKSSFPGADYSTFEEYYLKKYNIQIQNLNQPLLDVDHTSARLNFLTPRYINRKGVALPTSSEETKKAKRENLEQKQILVAELCAIHPFPASLWRQAVCLPCILYRINALLLANQIRCQVAKMINLGQQHLDPDFEWLPLDFGWSLSEVLNKSKDSSKLIEMKSDAKTTKSVIPKLTDSMSVAEEIEKDISSKHDSSVDKDNEMEIGTWSNEMAINAVELNNENIFSPNLTVLQDTFSWNDIRYGSPACDSDLDAYDTDDTSSEAMGDFSDESDEGGGGLRIAFMGDNVAEAVEDENRIRKNEINKRILDLLELERSYDEDVWQCSNDIQNGLIQQHETAQNIETSRTKEEILTNGMFIRSDQEIVLKRRSSAVQNKTDLLPSEYYEYISQVSKRFTHEVINTQPLRQPIKKQSNNSQILEEADDSFFSFDYQPNLNGHPGPSPSLILQALTMSNANDGINLERLETIGDSFLKYSITTYLYCTYDNIHEGKLSHLRSKQVSNLNLYRLGRRKVLGESMIATKFEPHDNWLPPCYYVPREIEQALIESGVPSNLWNQADIPVLRAVNRNEISELVRETEHKLEIMRTELIRSSNDSATDFEKLRCFIPYNLITQHSIPDKSVADCVEALIGAYLIACGPRGAFLFMAWLGIHVLPFQKVSIISTNEPLDRPPGSSSYIKEINENGETCWTQIRYGNLDEPQCPLLRHVPDPEKELSLMLDGYSDLEESMGYKFREPSYLLQAFTHASYQPNKLTDCYQRLEFLGDAVLDYLITRHLYEDTRQHSPGALTDLRSALVNNTIFASLAVRCGFHKYFRHLSPGLNVVIDRFVRIQEENGHSISEEYYLIAEDECEEAEDVEVPKALGDVFESLAGAIYLDSGMSLDAVWRVYYKIMRSEIEQFSTNVPKSPIRELLELEPETAKFGKPEKLADGRRVRVTVDVFGKGSFKGIGRNYRIAKCTAAKCALKKLKKMQRHQREKL; encoded by the exons ATGGCATTTCCATTAAATGATCAAGTTCATACTAAGTCTTTCTCTCCTAGAGAATATCAA GTGGAGCTCCTCTACGCAGCTTTAGAGAGCAACATAATAGTTTGTCtaggaaaaaattctgaacaaatatttattgttatcaaACTAATTCAAGAGTTGGCGACTAACAACAGAAG ATCTCCGTCAGAAGGAGGCAAGCGCTCAGTATACATTCTAAGAGATACAGATCGATGTTTAACCAAAGCTGTATATATACAACAATTAACAGATTTACGCGTACTTATCTGTGATTCTGAGACATGGCCAGAGTTCGATAGAAAATTCGCTGAAAGTCAG GTGATTGTTACTACATCACATGTTTGTGCAGATCTGTTGAatcagaataaaatttatccaaGTCAAATAAATTTGGCAATTGTAGATCAATGCCACAAAGCAGTCAATGATGAAAAGCTAAAGtttgttttacaaaaatttaatgtcTCTAACGGTCCTCGACTAATTGGTTTTGCTGCACCAGTTTTTAATCTAACTCGTCAGCCAGGACGACTGGAAGCAGAAGTTGAACTTTTGGAAAAAACCTTTCATTGTAGAATTGAAACAGCCAGTGATATTGTATCAGTATTAAG ATATAGTCCAAAACCAAAAGAGTACATTGTAGAATACAAATGTGGCGAATATGAAGAATTAAACCAGACTCTGGAGAACTGTGCTATGCATGCTATGAACTTTTTGTGTGATCATCGCTATGATCCCACTGAAATTTACAACGATGAGTTCCTCGAGGACATACAGAAGATTCCTGATCCTAAACAGGAACCTTGCTCAATGATAGAAGACTTTTT AGCTATTTGTGaaagtgaatttgaaaatttgagcgaaagagaaaaattatacaaattctCCACTCCATGTGTTCATCGACTATTGCATATACTCAAGTGTTATGCCCCATCCAGCAAAAAAGAATTGACTATCCCAGACAACAAACTGAGCAATGGACACA GTGTATCTGCCTGCAAGAAAGACATTGATACTGGAAAAGATGGCCTCCAACAATCAAAATACATTGGAAATGTCAAAAAGCTACGAACTGGTATTAAAAGACCTCCAAAATCACGGTATCCACGTACTCAAATTGATCCAGATCTGTTGTGCGGAGTTATTTTTGTGGATAAAGGATTTACagcaaaaatattattttatctattgaaT GACGCTTGTAAGTATGACAAAGATTTACAATTTCTCTCTCCACTTTATACAATTGAAAAGAATCCTGAGGGAACAAGCTCTGCTCATGACATGGAGGTTCAACATCGGAAACAAGAGGAGGTTTTAAAAAGCTTCCGAATACACGaatgtaatttattaattGCTACATCGATATTGGAGGAGG GAATAGATATACCAAAATGCAATTTTGTGATGAGGTATGATTTCCCTAAGAGCTATCAGTCTTACGTGCAGTGCAAAGGCCGAGCTCGGGCAACTGATGCCCTTCATGTGCTTTTcgtgagtgaaaaaatatccaatGAGTGTATACAAAAGTTAGCTGAATATCACTATATTGAACAG ACTTTATTATCAAAGTGCGCCAATAAGGAACCttcggaagaagaagaattattGGCGGATAAATATGGTGATTTGTTACCTCAGTACAAACCATTGAGTATTGAGGGTTCACCTAGTGTTACTTTTAATTCTGCAATATCTTTGGTAAACAG GTATTGTGCCAAGCTGCCTAGTGATACATTCACTCGATTAACACCAGAATGGATAATTGAACCAACAATTATTGACAATAAAACCATGTATGTTTGTTCCATACGTTTGCCAATAAACTCGCCTGTGAAATACACAGTAACG TCATATCCAATGCCGAATAGCGCAATGGCTCGTCGCTTGGCTGCACTTCAACTCTGCATAGATCTTCATAGAGCTAATGAAATTGATGATTATTTGTTGCCAAttggtaaagaaaattttaaagcAAACCCAGAAGATGCTGAAGCCCCTCCACTACCagatgaaacaaaagctgaGTTTTCTGAAGCGCGCCCAGGTACCACTAAACGAAGACAATACTACTACAAAAAG ACTGCCGAAGTGTTAACAGATTGCAGGCCTGTACTGATGACGAAATCGTTTTTATATCATATTAGTATGGTACTCACTTGCCCTTTACCTGAGGAACAAAACACAAGAGGTCGTCGAATATATCCTCCTGAAGAGTCAGCTATAGGATTTGGCATTCTAACtctaaaaaaaataccaaag CTATGTCCATTCCCAATATACACGAGATCGGGAGAGGTTCATGTAAAACTTGAATTAAGTAAGGAGACGGTTACATTGAATGCTGATCAAATTGAACGAGTAGCAGCCTTCCTCAAGTACACATTCACAAATGTTCTAAGGCTTCAAAAATATCTGATGCTATTTGATCCGAATGCTTCAGAAAATTCATACTTTATTGTTCCTGTAAAAACGG TCATCACAGAAAATGGCCCGGATGTTAATGTGGATTGGGAGTTCTTAGAACGTATATATGAGAACAGGAATGCAATACCGAATGAAGTGTCGGAAGGAGATCGCAATCAATTCAAATTTGATGCAACTAAATATCATGATGCTGTTATTATGCCATGGTATAGAAATAAGGATCAGCCacaa TACTTTTATGTAGCGGAAATTTGTGCCAACTTGAATCCAAAATCTTCTTTTCCTGGGGCTGACTATAGTACATTTGAGGagtattatttgaaaaaatataacatacaGATTCAGAATCTGAATCAACCGCTACTTGATGTAGATCATACTTCAGCTAGGCTCAATTTTCTCACACCAAG ATACATCAATCGTAAAGGTGTTGCATTACCAACTAGTAGTGAGGAAACCAAGAAGgcaaagagagaaaatttggaacaaaaacaaatattgGTAGCAGAGCTTTGTGCTATTCACCCATTTCCTGCCTCATTATGGAGACAAGCGGTTTGTCTGCCATGCATACTTTATAGAATCAACGCACTTCTTCTTGCTAATCAAATACGATGCCAGGTagcaaaaatgataaatttggGGCAGCAACATTTAGATCCAG ACTTTGAATGGTTGCCATTAGACTTTGGTTGGAGTCTATCGGAAGTCTTGAATAAATCAAAGGACAGTagtaaattgattgaaatgaaaagtgaTGCTAAAACTACGAAATCTGTTATACCTAAATTGACAGACAGTATGTCCGTGGCAGAAGAAATTGAGAAAGATATCTCTTCAAAACATGACAGTTCCGTGGATAAAGATAATGAAATGGAAATTGGAACGTGGTCTAATGAAATGGCTATAAATGCAGTGgaattgaataatgaaaatattttttcaccaaatttaaCGGTGCTACAAGATACCTTTTCTTGGAATGATATTAGGTACGGCTCACCTGCCTGTGATTCTGATTTAGATGCTTACGATACTGATGACACCTCTAGTGAAGCAATGGGAGATTTTTCAGACGAAAGTGATGAAGGTGGTGGTGGTCTACGCATTGCTTTTATGGGAGATAATGTTGCAGAAGCTGTGGAAGACGAAAATAGAAtccgtaaaaatgaaattaataaaagaattttGGATTTATTAGAGTTGGAAAGAAGTTATGACGAGGATGTTTGGCAGTGTTCCAATGATATTCAGAATGGATTAATTCAACAACATGAGACAgctcaaaatattgaaactagTCGAACCAAAGAAGAAATTCTGACGAATGGAATGTTTATTCGTAGCGATCAAGAAATCGTTTTGAAGAGGCGCTCATCAGCTgtacaaaataaaactgaCTTACTGCCGTCTGAGTATTATGAATACATCTCTCAGGTTTCGAAAAGATTTACACATGAAGTTATTAATACGCAGCCTCTGAGGCAACCCATTAAGAAACAATCAAACAACTCTCAGATATTGGAAGAAGCAGACGATTCTTTTTTTAGTTTTGATTATCAACCGAATCTAAATGGTCACCCTGGACCAAGTCCGAGTTTAATTCTTCAAGCGTTGACAATGTCAAATGCTAACGATGGTATTAATTTAGAGAGGCTCGAAACTATTGGAGATTcttttctaaaatattcaataactACATACTTGTATTGTACATATGACAATATACATGAAGGAAAATTGAGTCACCTGAGATCAAAACAA GTGAgcaatttaaatttatacagaTTAGGCCGTCGAAAAGTATTGGGTGAAAGTATGATAGCAACTAAATTTGAACCGCACGATAATTGGTTACCACCATGCTATTATGTACCACGTGAAATAGAACAAGCATTAATAGAATCTGGAGTGCCGTCAAATTTGTGGAACCAAGCAGATATTCCAGTTCTCAGAGCTGTAAATCGAAATGAAATATCCGAACTTGTTCGAGAAACGGAGCATAAACTCGAGATTATGCGAACTGAACTGATTCGAAGCAGCAATGATTCTGCtaccgattttgaaaagttacgATGTTTCATACCATATAATCTAATTACACAGCATAGTATACCAGATAAAAGTGTCGCTGACTGTGTGGAAGCTTTAATAGGAGCATATTTAATAGCGTGTGGGCCCAGAGGAGCTTTCTTATTCATGGCCTGGCTAGGAATTCATGTCTTACCATTCCAAAAAGTTTCTATCATATCCACAAATGAACCACTTGACAGACCTCCGGGTAGTTCGTCCTATATTAaggaaattaacgaaaatggAGAAACATGCTGGACACAA ATACGCTATGGAAACTTAGATGAGCCACAGTGCCCACTTTTGAGGCATGTACCAGATCCTGAAAAGGAGTTGAGTCTGATGCTGGACGGTTATAGCGATCTTGAAGAAAGTATGGGCTACAAATTTCGTGAGCCGAGTTACTTATTGCAAGCATTCACCCATGCATCGTATCAGCCAAATAAATTGACAGACTGTTACCAACGCTTAGAATTTCTTGGAGATGCAGTTTTAG ATTATCTGATAACAAGACATTTGTATGAGGATACAAGGCAACATTCCCCTGGTGCTCTAACAGATTTGAGGTCAGCTTTGGtaaataatacaatatttgCTTCGCTGGCAGTGAGATGTggatttcataaatatttccGCCATCTATCACCAGGTTTAAATGTGGTCATTGACAGATTCGTCAGGATACAAGAAGAAAATGGTCACTCTATCAGTGAAGAA TATTATTTAATTGCTGAAGATGAATGCGAAGAGGCAGAAGACGTTGAAGTTCCAAAGGCTTTAGGTGATGTTTTTGAATCTTTGGCAGGAGCAATTTATTTAGACAGTGGTATGTCTCTTGACGCTGTTTGGAGGGTGTATTATAAAATCATGAGGTCTGAAATag aacaATTCAGTACAAACGTACCAAAATCTCCAATAAGAGAATTATTAGAGTTGGAACCTGAAACAGCAAAGTTTGGGAAGCCTGAAAAACTAGCTGATGGTCGGCGTGTAAGAGTCACAGTAGATGTGTTTGGGAAGGGTTCTTTCAAAGGAATAGGAAGAAATTATCGCATTGCTAAATGTACAGCTGCAAAATGTGCActtaaaaaactaaaaaaaatgcaacgacatcaaagagaaaaactgtga
- the Dcr-1 gene encoding endoribonuclease Dicer-1 isoform X4 produces MAFPLNDQVHTKSFSPREYQVELLYAALESNIIVCLGKNSEQIFIVIKLIQELATNNRRSPSEGGKRSVYILRDTDRCLTKAVYIQQLTDLRVLICDSETWPEFDRKFAESQVIVTTSHVCADLLNQNKIYPSQINLAIVDQCHKAVNDEKLKFVLQKFNVSNGPRLIGFAAPVFNLTRQPGRLEAEVELLEKTFHCRIETASDIVSVLRYSPKPKEYIVEYKCGEYEELNQTLENCAMHAMNFLCDHRYDPTEIYNDEFLEDIQKIPDPKQEPCSMIEDFLYVLQTFGAWCANHAALALLIQAEKLKVKTPYERHYLLFNVVVSLFIKIRAICESEFENLSEREKLYKFSTPCVHRLLHILKCYAPSSKKELTIPDNKLSNGHSVSACKKDIDTGKDGLQQSKYIGNVKKLRTGIKRPPKSRYPRTQIDPDLLCGVIFVDKGFTAKILFYLLNDACKYDKDLQFLSPLYTIEKNPEGTSSAHDMEVQHRKQEEVLKSFRIHECNLLIATSILEEGIDIPKCNFVMRYDFPKSYQSYVQCKGRARATDALHVLFVSEKISNECIQKLAEYHYIEQTLLSKCANKEPSEEEELLADKYGDLLPQYKPLSIEGSPSVTFNSAISLVNRYCAKLPSDTFTRLTPEWIIEPTIIDNKTMYVCSIRLPINSPVKYTVTSYPMPNSAMARRLAALQLCIDLHRANEIDDYLLPIGKENFKANPEDAEAPPLPDETKAEFSEARPGTTKRRQYYYKKTAEVLTDCRPVLMTKSFLYHISMVLTCPLPEEQNTRGRRIYPPEESAIGFGILTLKKIPKLCPFPIYTRSGEVHVKLELSKETVTLNADQIERVAAFLKYTFTNVLRLQKYLMLFDPNASENSYFIVPVKTVITENGPDVNVDWEFLERIYENRNAIPNEVSEGDRNQFKFDATKYHDAVIMPWYRNKDQPQYFYVAEICANLNPKSSFPGADYSTFEEYYLKKYNIQIQNLNQPLLDVDHTSARLNFLTPRYINRKGVALPTSSEETKKAKRENLEQKQILVAELCAIHPFPASLWRQAVCLPCILYRINALLLANQIRCQVAKMINLGQQHLDPDFEWLPLDFGWSLSEVLNKSKDSSKLIEMKSDAKTTKSVIPKLTDSMSVAEEIEKDISSKHDSSVDKDNEMEIGTWSNEMAINAVELNNENIFSPNLTVLQDTFSWNDIRYGSPACDSDLDAYDTDDTSSEAMGDFSDESDEGGGGLRIAFMGDNVAEAVEDENRIRKNEINKRILDLLELERSYDEDVWQCSNDIQNGLIQQHETAQNIETSRTKEEILTNGMFIRSDQEIVLKRRSSAVQNKTDLLPSEYYEYISQVSKRFTHEVINTQPLRQPIKKQSNNSQILEEADDSFFSFDYQPNLNGHPGPSPSLILQALTMSNANDGINLERLETIGDSFLKYSITTYLYCTYDNIHEGKLSHLRSKQVSNLNLYRLGRRKVLGESMIATKFEPHDNWLPPCYYVPREIEQALIESGVPSNLWNQADIPVLRAVNRNEISELVRETEHKLEIMRTELIRSSNDSATDFEKLRCFIPYNLITQHSIPDKSVADCVEALIGAYLIACGPRGAFLFMAWLGIHVLPFQKVSIISTNEPLDRPPGSSSYIKEINENGETCWTQIRYGNLDEPQCPLLRHVPDPEKELSLMLDGYSDLEESMGYKFREPSYLLQAFTHASYQPNKLTDCYQRLEFLGDAVLDYLITRHLYEDTRQHSPGALTDLRSALVNNTIFASLAVRCGFHKYFRHLSPGLNVVIDRFVRIQEENGHSISEEVY; encoded by the exons ATGGCATTTCCATTAAATGATCAAGTTCATACTAAGTCTTTCTCTCCTAGAGAATATCAA GTGGAGCTCCTCTACGCAGCTTTAGAGAGCAACATAATAGTTTGTCtaggaaaaaattctgaacaaatatttattgttatcaaACTAATTCAAGAGTTGGCGACTAACAACAGAAG ATCTCCGTCAGAAGGAGGCAAGCGCTCAGTATACATTCTAAGAGATACAGATCGATGTTTAACCAAAGCTGTATATATACAACAATTAACAGATTTACGCGTACTTATCTGTGATTCTGAGACATGGCCAGAGTTCGATAGAAAATTCGCTGAAAGTCAG GTGATTGTTACTACATCACATGTTTGTGCAGATCTGTTGAatcagaataaaatttatccaaGTCAAATAAATTTGGCAATTGTAGATCAATGCCACAAAGCAGTCAATGATGAAAAGCTAAAGtttgttttacaaaaatttaatgtcTCTAACGGTCCTCGACTAATTGGTTTTGCTGCACCAGTTTTTAATCTAACTCGTCAGCCAGGACGACTGGAAGCAGAAGTTGAACTTTTGGAAAAAACCTTTCATTGTAGAATTGAAACAGCCAGTGATATTGTATCAGTATTAAG ATATAGTCCAAAACCAAAAGAGTACATTGTAGAATACAAATGTGGCGAATATGAAGAATTAAACCAGACTCTGGAGAACTGTGCTATGCATGCTATGAACTTTTTGTGTGATCATCGCTATGATCCCACTGAAATTTACAACGATGAGTTCCTCGAGGACATACAGAAGATTCCTGATCCTAAACAGGAACCTTGCTCAATGATAGAAGACTTTTTGTACGTACTTCAAACATTCGGGGCTTGGTGCGCCAATCACGCTGCTCTAGCTTTGCTAATTCAAGCAGAAAAGCTGAAAGTAAAAACCCCTTATGAGCGACACTACTTATTATTCAACGTTGTGGTTTCCttgtttattaaaataag AGCTATTTGTGaaagtgaatttgaaaatttgagcgaaagagaaaaattatacaaattctCCACTCCATGTGTTCATCGACTATTGCATATACTCAAGTGTTATGCCCCATCCAGCAAAAAAGAATTGACTATCCCAGACAACAAACTGAGCAATGGACACA GTGTATCTGCCTGCAAGAAAGACATTGATACTGGAAAAGATGGCCTCCAACAATCAAAATACATTGGAAATGTCAAAAAGCTACGAACTGGTATTAAAAGACCTCCAAAATCACGGTATCCACGTACTCAAATTGATCCAGATCTGTTGTGCGGAGTTATTTTTGTGGATAAAGGATTTACagcaaaaatattattttatctattgaaT GACGCTTGTAAGTATGACAAAGATTTACAATTTCTCTCTCCACTTTATACAATTGAAAAGAATCCTGAGGGAACAAGCTCTGCTCATGACATGGAGGTTCAACATCGGAAACAAGAGGAGGTTTTAAAAAGCTTCCGAATACACGaatgtaatttattaattGCTACATCGATATTGGAGGAGG GAATAGATATACCAAAATGCAATTTTGTGATGAGGTATGATTTCCCTAAGAGCTATCAGTCTTACGTGCAGTGCAAAGGCCGAGCTCGGGCAACTGATGCCCTTCATGTGCTTTTcgtgagtgaaaaaatatccaatGAGTGTATACAAAAGTTAGCTGAATATCACTATATTGAACAG ACTTTATTATCAAAGTGCGCCAATAAGGAACCttcggaagaagaagaattattGGCGGATAAATATGGTGATTTGTTACCTCAGTACAAACCATTGAGTATTGAGGGTTCACCTAGTGTTACTTTTAATTCTGCAATATCTTTGGTAAACAG GTATTGTGCCAAGCTGCCTAGTGATACATTCACTCGATTAACACCAGAATGGATAATTGAACCAACAATTATTGACAATAAAACCATGTATGTTTGTTCCATACGTTTGCCAATAAACTCGCCTGTGAAATACACAGTAACG TCATATCCAATGCCGAATAGCGCAATGGCTCGTCGCTTGGCTGCACTTCAACTCTGCATAGATCTTCATAGAGCTAATGAAATTGATGATTATTTGTTGCCAAttggtaaagaaaattttaaagcAAACCCAGAAGATGCTGAAGCCCCTCCACTACCagatgaaacaaaagctgaGTTTTCTGAAGCGCGCCCAGGTACCACTAAACGAAGACAATACTACTACAAAAAG ACTGCCGAAGTGTTAACAGATTGCAGGCCTGTACTGATGACGAAATCGTTTTTATATCATATTAGTATGGTACTCACTTGCCCTTTACCTGAGGAACAAAACACAAGAGGTCGTCGAATATATCCTCCTGAAGAGTCAGCTATAGGATTTGGCATTCTAACtctaaaaaaaataccaaag CTATGTCCATTCCCAATATACACGAGATCGGGAGAGGTTCATGTAAAACTTGAATTAAGTAAGGAGACGGTTACATTGAATGCTGATCAAATTGAACGAGTAGCAGCCTTCCTCAAGTACACATTCACAAATGTTCTAAGGCTTCAAAAATATCTGATGCTATTTGATCCGAATGCTTCAGAAAATTCATACTTTATTGTTCCTGTAAAAACGG TCATCACAGAAAATGGCCCGGATGTTAATGTGGATTGGGAGTTCTTAGAACGTATATATGAGAACAGGAATGCAATACCGAATGAAGTGTCGGAAGGAGATCGCAATCAATTCAAATTTGATGCAACTAAATATCATGATGCTGTTATTATGCCATGGTATAGAAATAAGGATCAGCCacaa TACTTTTATGTAGCGGAAATTTGTGCCAACTTGAATCCAAAATCTTCTTTTCCTGGGGCTGACTATAGTACATTTGAGGagtattatttgaaaaaatataacatacaGATTCAGAATCTGAATCAACCGCTACTTGATGTAGATCATACTTCAGCTAGGCTCAATTTTCTCACACCAAG ATACATCAATCGTAAAGGTGTTGCATTACCAACTAGTAGTGAGGAAACCAAGAAGgcaaagagagaaaatttggaacaaaaacaaatattgGTAGCAGAGCTTTGTGCTATTCACCCATTTCCTGCCTCATTATGGAGACAAGCGGTTTGTCTGCCATGCATACTTTATAGAATCAACGCACTTCTTCTTGCTAATCAAATACGATGCCAGGTagcaaaaatgataaatttggGGCAGCAACATTTAGATCCAG ACTTTGAATGGTTGCCATTAGACTTTGGTTGGAGTCTATCGGAAGTCTTGAATAAATCAAAGGACAGTagtaaattgattgaaatgaaaagtgaTGCTAAAACTACGAAATCTGTTATACCTAAATTGACAGACAGTATGTCCGTGGCAGAAGAAATTGAGAAAGATATCTCTTCAAAACATGACAGTTCCGTGGATAAAGATAATGAAATGGAAATTGGAACGTGGTCTAATGAAATGGCTATAAATGCAGTGgaattgaataatgaaaatattttttcaccaaatttaaCGGTGCTACAAGATACCTTTTCTTGGAATGATATTAGGTACGGCTCACCTGCCTGTGATTCTGATTTAGATGCTTACGATACTGATGACACCTCTAGTGAAGCAATGGGAGATTTTTCAGACGAAAGTGATGAAGGTGGTGGTGGTCTACGCATTGCTTTTATGGGAGATAATGTTGCAGAAGCTGTGGAAGACGAAAATAGAAtccgtaaaaatgaaattaataaaagaattttGGATTTATTAGAGTTGGAAAGAAGTTATGACGAGGATGTTTGGCAGTGTTCCAATGATATTCAGAATGGATTAATTCAACAACATGAGACAgctcaaaatattgaaactagTCGAACCAAAGAAGAAATTCTGACGAATGGAATGTTTATTCGTAGCGATCAAGAAATCGTTTTGAAGAGGCGCTCATCAGCTgtacaaaataaaactgaCTTACTGCCGTCTGAGTATTATGAATACATCTCTCAGGTTTCGAAAAGATTTACACATGAAGTTATTAATACGCAGCCTCTGAGGCAACCCATTAAGAAACAATCAAACAACTCTCAGATATTGGAAGAAGCAGACGATTCTTTTTTTAGTTTTGATTATCAACCGAATCTAAATGGTCACCCTGGACCAAGTCCGAGTTTAATTCTTCAAGCGTTGACAATGTCAAATGCTAACGATGGTATTAATTTAGAGAGGCTCGAAACTATTGGAGATTcttttctaaaatattcaataactACATACTTGTATTGTACATATGACAATATACATGAAGGAAAATTGAGTCACCTGAGATCAAAACAA GTGAgcaatttaaatttatacagaTTAGGCCGTCGAAAAGTATTGGGTGAAAGTATGATAGCAACTAAATTTGAACCGCACGATAATTGGTTACCACCATGCTATTATGTACCACGTGAAATAGAACAAGCATTAATAGAATCTGGAGTGCCGTCAAATTTGTGGAACCAAGCAGATATTCCAGTTCTCAGAGCTGTAAATCGAAATGAAATATCCGAACTTGTTCGAGAAACGGAGCATAAACTCGAGATTATGCGAACTGAACTGATTCGAAGCAGCAATGATTCTGCtaccgattttgaaaagttacgATGTTTCATACCATATAATCTAATTACACAGCATAGTATACCAGATAAAAGTGTCGCTGACTGTGTGGAAGCTTTAATAGGAGCATATTTAATAGCGTGTGGGCCCAGAGGAGCTTTCTTATTCATGGCCTGGCTAGGAATTCATGTCTTACCATTCCAAAAAGTTTCTATCATATCCACAAATGAACCACTTGACAGACCTCCGGGTAGTTCGTCCTATATTAaggaaattaacgaaaatggAGAAACATGCTGGACACAA ATACGCTATGGAAACTTAGATGAGCCACAGTGCCCACTTTTGAGGCATGTACCAGATCCTGAAAAGGAGTTGAGTCTGATGCTGGACGGTTATAGCGATCTTGAAGAAAGTATGGGCTACAAATTTCGTGAGCCGAGTTACTTATTGCAAGCATTCACCCATGCATCGTATCAGCCAAATAAATTGACAGACTGTTACCAACGCTTAGAATTTCTTGGAGATGCAGTTTTAG ATTATCTGATAACAAGACATTTGTATGAGGATACAAGGCAACATTCCCCTGGTGCTCTAACAGATTTGAGGTCAGCTTTGGtaaataatacaatatttgCTTCGCTGGCAGTGAGATGTggatttcataaatatttccGCCATCTATCACCAGGTTTAAATGTGGTCATTGACAGATTCGTCAGGATACAAGAAGAAAATGGTCACTCTATCAGTGAAGAA gtcTATTAA